From Saccharothrix espanaensis DSM 44229, the proteins below share one genomic window:
- the rplC gene encoding 50S ribosomal protein L3: MSDRQVKGLLGTKLGMTQVFDENNRIVPVTVVKAEPNVVTQIRTQENDGYSAVQLAFGAIDPRKVKKPVAGHYAKAGVTPRRQLAELRTTDASEYQVGQEITAEVFEAGVVVDVVGTSKGKGTAGVMKRHGFHGLGASHGTQRKHRSPGSIGGCATPGRVFKGLRMAGRMGHVRVTTQNLKVHRVDVESGLLLIKGAVPGPKGGTVFVKTAAKGGA, translated from the coding sequence ATGTCTGACAGGCAGGTTAAGGGCCTCCTGGGCACCAAGCTCGGAATGACTCAGGTCTTCGACGAGAACAACCGGATCGTGCCGGTCACCGTCGTCAAGGCAGAGCCGAACGTGGTCACCCAGATCCGGACCCAGGAGAACGACGGCTACTCGGCCGTGCAGTTGGCCTTCGGCGCGATCGACCCGCGCAAGGTCAAGAAGCCCGTCGCGGGCCACTACGCCAAGGCGGGCGTCACGCCCCGCCGGCAGTTGGCGGAGCTGCGCACCACGGACGCGTCCGAGTACCAGGTCGGCCAGGAAATCACCGCCGAGGTCTTCGAGGCCGGCGTGGTGGTCGACGTGGTCGGCACGAGCAAGGGCAAGGGCACCGCTGGTGTCATGAAGCGGCACGGCTTCCACGGCCTGGGCGCGAGCCACGGCACGCAGCGCAAGCACCGCTCGCCCGGCTCCATCGGTGGCTGCGCCACGCCCGGCCGCGTGTTCAAGGGCCTGCGCATGGCGGGCCGCATGGGCCACGTGCGCGTGACCACCCAGAACTTGAAGGTGCACCGGGTCGACGTCGAGTCGGGCCTGCTGCTCATCAAGGGCGCGGTGCCCGGTCCCAAGGGCGGCACCGTGTTCGTCAAGACCGCTGCGAAGGGTGGTGCCTGA
- the tuf gene encoding elongation factor Tu: MAKAKFERTKPHVNIGTIGHIDHGKTTLTAAISKVLHDEFPDLNPFTPFDQIDKAPEEKQRGITISIAHIEYQTANRHYAHVDCPGHADYIKNMITGAAQMDGAILVVAATDGPMPQTKEHVLLARQVGVPYIVVALNKADMVDDEEILELVELEVRELLSEYEFPGDDLPVVRVSALKALEGDAEWGKALLGLMAAVDENIPEPEREVDRPFLMPVEDVFTITGRGTVVTGRIERGIVKVNEEVEIVGIKETSKKTTVTSIEMFKKFLDEGQAGDNAALLLRGVKREEVERGMVIVKPGTTTPHTEFDAQVYILSKDEGGRHTPFFNNYRPQFYFRTTDVTGVVTLPEGTEMVMPGDTTTMAVKLIQPIAMDEGLRFAIREGGRTVGAGSVTKILK, from the coding sequence GTGGCGAAGGCGAAGTTCGAGCGGACGAAGCCGCACGTCAACATCGGCACCATCGGTCACATCGACCATGGCAAGACGACGCTGACCGCAGCGATCTCCAAGGTCCTGCACGACGAGTTCCCGGACCTGAACCCCTTCACGCCGTTCGACCAGATCGACAAGGCGCCGGAGGAGAAGCAGCGCGGTATCACGATCTCGATCGCGCACATCGAGTACCAGACCGCGAACCGGCACTACGCGCACGTCGACTGCCCCGGTCACGCCGACTACATCAAGAACATGATCACCGGTGCGGCGCAGATGGACGGCGCCATCCTGGTGGTCGCGGCGACCGACGGCCCGATGCCGCAGACCAAGGAGCACGTGCTCCTGGCCCGCCAGGTCGGCGTGCCCTACATCGTGGTGGCCCTGAACAAGGCCGACATGGTGGACGACGAGGAGATCCTGGAGCTCGTCGAGCTCGAGGTCCGCGAGCTGCTCTCCGAGTACGAGTTCCCGGGCGACGACCTGCCGGTCGTGCGCGTCTCGGCGCTGAAGGCGCTCGAGGGCGACGCCGAGTGGGGCAAGGCGCTCCTCGGCCTGATGGCCGCCGTGGACGAGAACATCCCGGAGCCCGAGCGCGAGGTCGACCGGCCGTTCCTGATGCCGGTCGAGGACGTGTTCACGATCACCGGCCGCGGCACCGTGGTCACCGGTCGTATCGAGCGCGGCATCGTCAAGGTCAACGAAGAGGTCGAGATCGTCGGCATCAAGGAGACCTCGAAGAAGACCACGGTCACCTCGATCGAGATGTTCAAGAAGTTCCTCGACGAGGGCCAGGCCGGCGACAACGCCGCCCTGCTGCTGCGTGGCGTGAAGCGCGAGGAGGTGGAGCGCGGCATGGTCATCGTGAAGCCGGGCACCACGACCCCGCACACCGAGTTCGACGCGCAGGTCTACATCCTGTCGAAGGACGAGGGCGGCCGCCACACGCCGTTCTTCAACAACTACCGCCCGCAGTTCTACTTCCGCACCACCGACGTGACCGGCGTCGTGACCCTCCCCGAGGGCACCGAGATGGTCATGCCGGGCGACACCACGACCATGGCCGTGAAGCTGATCCAGCCGATCGCCATGGACGAGGGCCTGCGGTTCGCCATCCGCGAGGGTGGCCGCACGGTCGGCGCGGGCTCGGTCACCAAGATCCTCAAGTGA
- the rplV gene encoding 50S ribosomal protein L22: MNARNEAEAPEFPRAVARARYVRDTPMKVRRVVELIRGRSASEALAVLQFAPQAASEPVRKVLASAVANAENNLSLDPDTLWVSKVYVDEGPTLKRFRPRAQGRAYRIRKRTSHITVEVESRPKKTSAKAGADSRKGAR; this comes from the coding sequence ATGAACGCCCGTAACGAAGCCGAAGCGCCGGAGTTCCCGCGCGCCGTGGCTCGGGCTCGCTACGTCCGCGACACGCCGATGAAGGTGCGCCGCGTCGTCGAGCTCATCAGGGGCCGTAGCGCCAGCGAAGCCTTGGCCGTGCTCCAGTTCGCGCCTCAGGCGGCAAGTGAGCCGGTCCGCAAGGTGCTCGCGAGCGCCGTGGCCAACGCCGAGAACAACCTGTCCCTGGACCCCGACACCCTGTGGGTGTCGAAGGTCTACGTGGACGAGGGTCCGACCCTCAAGCGGTTCCGCCCCCGGGCACAGGGCCGTGCGTACCGGATCCGCAAGCGGACGAGCCACATCACCGTCGAGGTGGAGAGCCGTCCCAAGAAGACCAGCGCGAAGGCCGGCGCAGACTCCAGGAAGGGGGCTCGGTAG
- the rpsS gene encoding 30S ribosomal protein S19: MPRSLKKGPFVDDHLLKKVDVLNESGKKTVIKTWSRRSTIIPDMLGHTIAVHDGRKHVPVFVTEAMVGHKLGEFAPTRTFKGHIKDDRKSRRR, encoded by the coding sequence ATGCCTCGGAGCCTTAAGAAGGGCCCCTTCGTGGACGACCACCTGCTCAAGAAGGTGGACGTGCTCAACGAGTCGGGCAAGAAGACCGTGATCAAGACCTGGTCCCGCCGGTCGACGATCATCCCCGACATGCTGGGCCACACGATCGCGGTGCACGACGGCCGCAAGCACGTGCCGGTGTTCGTGACGGAGGCGATGGTCGGGCACAAGCTCGGCGAGTTCGCGCCGACCCGCACGTTCAAGGGCCACATCAAGGACGACCGGAAGTCGCGCCGCCGCTAG
- the rplW gene encoding 50S ribosomal protein L23: MIPDHRDILLAPVISEKSYGLLEENKYTFVVAPGSNKTQIKIAVEKVFGVKVVSVNTINRQGKRKRTRTGFGKRKDTKRAIVTLSAESKPIEIFGGPAA, encoded by the coding sequence GTGATCCCCGACCACAGGGACATCCTGCTCGCGCCGGTCATCTCCGAGAAGTCCTACGGGCTCCTGGAGGAGAACAAGTACACCTTCGTGGTGGCCCCCGGCTCGAACAAGACCCAGATCAAGATTGCCGTGGAGAAGGTCTTCGGCGTCAAGGTCGTCAGCGTCAACACGATCAACCGCCAGGGCAAGCGCAAGCGCACCCGGACGGGCTTCGGCAAGCGCAAGGACACCAAGCGCGCCATCGTGACGCTGTCCGCCGAGAGCAAGCCGATCGAGATCTTCGGCGGCCCGGCCGCCTGA
- the rplD gene encoding 50S ribosomal protein L4, translated as MTSVEVRTPDGKTDGNVELPPSVFDAQANVALLHQVVVAQLAAARQGTHSTKTRGEVSGGGKKPYRQKGTGRARQGSTRAPQFAGGGVVHGPQPRDYSQRTPKKMKAAALRGALSDRARAGQVHVVSGFVSGDTPSTKTARKVLESVTEARRVLVVLLRTEEVSWVSLRNLTHVHIIAPDQLNTYDVLVNDDVVFTKDALDVFLASKAQQGKGSAEAVAGSSEVEDEK; from the coding sequence ATGACGTCCGTTGAGGTCCGCACCCCGGACGGCAAGACCGACGGCAACGTCGAGCTGCCCCCGTCCGTCTTCGACGCGCAGGCGAACGTGGCCCTGCTGCACCAGGTCGTCGTGGCCCAGTTGGCCGCGGCCCGCCAGGGCACGCACTCCACGAAGACCCGCGGCGAGGTGTCCGGCGGTGGCAAGAAGCCGTATCGGCAGAAGGGCACCGGCCGGGCCCGCCAGGGTTCGACCCGCGCGCCCCAGTTCGCCGGTGGTGGCGTCGTGCACGGCCCCCAGCCGCGCGACTACAGCCAGCGCACCCCCAAGAAGATGAAGGCCGCCGCCCTGCGCGGTGCCCTCTCCGACCGGGCGCGCGCCGGCCAGGTCCACGTGGTGAGCGGCTTCGTCTCGGGTGACACCCCGTCGACGAAGACCGCCCGCAAGGTCCTGGAGTCGGTGACCGAGGCCCGTCGGGTGCTGGTCGTGCTGCTGCGCACCGAGGAAGTGTCGTGGGTCAGCCTGCGCAACCTCACGCACGTGCACATCATCGCCCCGGACCAGCTGAACACCTACGACGTGCTCGTCAACGACGACGTGGTGTTCACCAAGGACGCTCTGGACGTGTTCCTGGCGAGCAAGGCCCAGCAGGGCAAGGGCTCGGCCGAGGCGGTCGCCGGTTCGTCCGAAGTGGAGGACGAGAAGTGA
- the rplB gene encoding 50S ribosomal protein L2 codes for MGIRKYKPTTPGRRGASVSDFAEITRTTPEKSLVRPLHGRGGRNASGKITTRHKGGGHKRAYRLIDFRRTDKDGIPAKVAHIEYDPNRTARIALLHYVDGEKRYIIAPAKLQQGDRIENGPKADIKPGNNLPLRNIPVGTVIHAIELRPGGGAKIARSAGASVQLVAKDGPYAQLRMPSGEIRNVDVRCRATVGEVGNAEHQNINWGKAGRMRWKGRKPTVRGVAMNPVDHPHGGGEGKTSGGRHPVNPAGKPEGRTRRRKKPSDKLIVRRRRTGKKR; via the coding sequence ATGGGCATTCGCAAGTACAAGCCGACGACCCCCGGTCGTCGCGGTGCGAGCGTCTCCGACTTCGCCGAGATCACTCGGACGACGCCGGAGAAGTCGCTGGTCCGCCCGCTGCACGGCCGTGGTGGCCGCAACGCGTCGGGCAAGATCACGACGCGGCACAAGGGTGGCGGCCACAAGCGGGCCTACCGCCTGATCGACTTCCGCCGCACGGACAAGGACGGCATCCCGGCCAAGGTCGCTCACATCGAGTACGACCCCAACCGGACCGCCCGCATCGCGCTGCTGCACTACGTCGACGGCGAGAAGCGCTACATCATCGCCCCGGCCAAGCTCCAGCAGGGTGACCGGATCGAGAACGGCCCCAAGGCCGACATCAAGCCGGGCAACAACCTGCCGCTGCGCAACATCCCGGTCGGCACGGTGATCCACGCGATCGAGCTCCGCCCCGGCGGCGGCGCGAAGATCGCGCGGTCGGCCGGCGCCAGCGTGCAGCTCGTGGCCAAGGACGGCCCGTACGCCCAGCTGCGGATGCCCTCGGGCGAGATCCGCAACGTGGACGTGCGCTGCCGCGCCACGGTCGGCGAGGTCGGCAACGCCGAGCACCAGAACATCAACTGGGGCAAGGCCGGCCGGATGCGCTGGAAGGGCCGCAAGCCCACCGTCCGCGGTGTGGCCATGAACCCGGTCGACCACCCGCACGGTGGTGGTGAGGGCAAGACCTCCGGTGGTCGCCACCCGGTGAACCCGGCAGGTAAGCCGGAAGGCCGTACTCGCCGCCGCAAGAAGCCAAGCGACAAGCTCATCGTCCGGCGTCGTCGCACCGGTAAGAAGCGCTGA
- the rpsJ gene encoding 30S ribosomal protein S10: MAGQKIRIRLKAYDHEAIDASARKIVETVTRTGARVVGPVPLPTEKNVYCVIRSPHKYKDSREHFEMRTHKRLIDILDPTPKTVDALMRIDLPASVDVNIQ; the protein is encoded by the coding sequence ATGGCGGGACAGAAGATCCGCATCCGGCTCAAGGCCTACGACCACGAGGCGATCGACGCGTCTGCGCGCAAGATCGTCGAGACCGTGACGCGCACCGGCGCTCGGGTCGTCGGGCCTGTGCCGCTGCCCACTGAGAAGAACGTCTACTGCGTCATCCGCTCGCCGCACAAGTACAAGGACTCGCGCGAGCACTTCGAGATGCGCACGCACAAGCGTCTGATCGACATCCTCGACCCGACGCCGAAGACGGTGGACGCGCTCATGCGCATCGACCTGCCGGCGAGCGTCGACGTCAACATCCAGTAA